A stretch of Stenotrophomonas indicatrix DNA encodes these proteins:
- a CDS encoding glycine zipper 2TM domain-containing protein, with amino-acid sequence MAMKTSTRLMVLGTLLAASSVAGAQNYGPRDEGRKFNDGSRVVCKNVEVQRNTRDPNRITGTATGAVVGGLLGNQVGGGNGKKLATVAGAVAGGAAGRQIQGNHQQKTGDRVVERRCERVYR; translated from the coding sequence ATGGCCATGAAGACCTCGACTCGATTGATGGTGCTGGGCACCCTGCTGGCGGCCTCGTCCGTTGCTGGCGCACAGAATTACGGCCCGCGTGATGAAGGGCGCAAGTTCAACGATGGCAGCCGCGTGGTCTGCAAGAACGTGGAAGTGCAGCGCAATACCCGCGATCCCAACCGCATCACCGGTACCGCTACGGGCGCCGTGGTCGGTGGTCTGCTGGGCAACCAGGTAGGCGGCGGCAATGGCAAGAAGCTGGCGACTGTCGCCGGTGCCGTGGCGGGCGGTGCAGCTGGGCGGCAGATCCAGGGCAACCATCAGCAGAAGACTGGCGACCGCGTGGTCGAGCGCCGTTGTGAGCGCGTCTATCGCTGA
- a CDS encoding methyl-accepting chemotaxis protein yields the protein MLALRNLRVGSRLSAGFGLLLLFILAIVGLVLYGNHLKSAQFEKVVGVNMVKMRLLNDMLDTNNAVLMHRRLMVIKRGEEFDKDYQRAQELSRTYDSIWDKYVKIPRDATGDTLVAQIAAARKATDVSTQQLHERMKAGDYDGAATELLAEHGLATAWNGAISSLLRHQETLTERSREEYRATEAWTGTLSIAFGVLSLILGALAAWAITRSLTRPLAGAVKLADGIANGRLDNVIDASGNDEVTQLLKSMQRMQGQLQAVMAAQGEMARQHDDGSLGYRMDESAFPGDYGRMVHDTNALVGSHVQVQNRLIEVMKHYARGDLSVDMDRLPGEKAAITQAMDETKSSLSAINGEIRRLATAAAAGDFSLRGDEARFEHDFGEMVIGLNRLMQTTDENLVQVSSLLQAISRGDLTVRMQGDFHGVFARMRDDCNATVEQLTQIVGRIQASASSINLAAGEIASGNTDLSRRTEQQAANLEETAASMEELTSTVKQNAEHARQANQLAIGAHGVASQGGEVVGQVVTTMSAIEASSKKIAEIISVIDGIAFQTNILALNAAVEAARAGEQGRGFAVVASEVRTLAQRSAGAAKEIKGLIEESVGKVSDGSALVRQAGTTMGEIVASVQRVTDIMAEISAASQEQSSGIEQVNQTVMQMDETTQQNAALVEEASAAARSMEEQANLLAEAVSVFRTGASVAAAAVRPMLAAVAASVPPVRRVTGVPLRNAPSLAANTGGWEEF from the coding sequence ATGCTCGCCTTACGCAACCTCCGTGTGGGATCCCGGCTTTCCGCCGGCTTCGGTCTGCTGTTGCTGTTCATCCTGGCCATTGTCGGCCTGGTGTTGTACGGAAACCATCTGAAGTCCGCCCAGTTCGAGAAAGTGGTGGGCGTGAACATGGTCAAGATGCGGTTGTTGAACGACATGCTCGATACCAACAACGCGGTGCTGATGCATCGTCGCCTGATGGTGATCAAGCGCGGCGAGGAGTTCGACAAGGATTACCAGCGGGCGCAGGAACTGAGCCGCACCTACGACAGCATCTGGGACAAGTACGTCAAAATTCCCCGCGATGCCACCGGCGATACGCTGGTGGCGCAGATCGCGGCGGCGCGCAAGGCCACCGACGTCTCCACTCAACAATTGCACGAGCGGATGAAGGCGGGCGACTACGACGGTGCAGCCACCGAGCTGCTGGCCGAGCACGGTCTGGCCACGGCCTGGAATGGAGCGATTTCCAGCCTGCTGCGGCACCAGGAAACCCTGACCGAACGCAGCCGTGAGGAATATCGCGCCACGGAAGCGTGGACGGGAACCCTGTCCATCGCCTTCGGTGTGCTCAGCCTGATTCTCGGCGCACTGGCCGCGTGGGCGATCACCCGCAGCCTGACCCGCCCCTTGGCGGGCGCGGTGAAGCTGGCCGATGGCATCGCCAACGGTCGCTTGGACAACGTCATCGATGCCTCGGGCAACGACGAGGTGACCCAGTTGCTGAAGTCCATGCAGCGCATGCAGGGGCAGCTGCAGGCGGTGATGGCCGCGCAGGGCGAGATGGCGCGGCAGCACGATGATGGCAGCCTGGGTTATCGCATGGACGAGAGCGCCTTCCCCGGCGACTACGGGCGCATGGTGCATGACACCAACGCGCTGGTGGGCTCGCACGTGCAGGTGCAGAACCGCTTGATCGAGGTGATGAAGCACTACGCACGCGGCGACCTGTCGGTGGACATGGATCGCCTGCCGGGCGAGAAGGCGGCGATCACCCAGGCCATGGACGAGACCAAATCGAGTCTGTCGGCCATCAACGGCGAGATCCGCCGGCTGGCCACAGCCGCGGCCGCAGGCGACTTCAGCCTGCGCGGTGACGAAGCACGCTTCGAGCATGATTTCGGCGAGATGGTGATCGGGCTGAACCGGTTGATGCAGACCACCGACGAGAACCTGGTGCAGGTGTCGAGCCTGCTGCAGGCGATCTCGCGCGGCGATCTGACCGTACGCATGCAGGGCGATTTCCACGGTGTGTTCGCCCGCATGCGCGACGACTGCAACGCGACCGTCGAGCAGCTGACCCAGATCGTCGGCCGTATCCAGGCCAGTGCATCCAGCATCAATCTGGCAGCGGGGGAGATTGCCTCCGGCAATACCGATCTGTCGCGGCGTACCGAGCAGCAGGCGGCCAACCTGGAAGAAACGGCAGCGTCGATGGAGGAGCTGACCTCCACGGTGAAGCAGAACGCCGAACACGCGCGCCAGGCCAACCAGCTGGCGATCGGTGCACATGGGGTGGCCTCGCAGGGCGGCGAGGTGGTCGGCCAGGTGGTGACCACCATGAGCGCCATCGAAGCGTCGTCGAAGAAGATCGCCGAGATCATCAGCGTGATCGATGGCATCGCTTTCCAGACCAACATCCTGGCGCTCAATGCCGCCGTGGAAGCGGCACGTGCGGGTGAGCAGGGCAGGGGCTTTGCGGTGGTGGCCAGCGAGGTGCGCACCTTGGCACAGCGCTCGGCGGGTGCGGCCAAGGAGATCAAGGGCCTGATCGAGGAGTCGGTGGGCAAGGTGTCCGACGGCTCGGCGCTGGTGCGTCAGGCCGGCACGACGATGGGCGAGATTGTCGCCTCGGTGCAGCGGGTGACCGACATCATGGCGGAGATCTCTGCAGCCTCGCAGGAGCAGAGCTCGGGCATCGAGCAGGTCAACCAGACGGTGATGCAGATGGACGAAACCACTCAGCAGAACGCCGCGCTGGTGGAAGAGGCCAGCGCCGCTGCGCGGTCGATGGAAGAACAGGCCAACCTGCTGGCCGAGGCGGTGTCGGTGTTCCGCACCGGCGCTTCGGTGGCGGCGGCAGCGGTCCGTCCGATGTTGGCAGCGGTCGCTGCAAGCGTGCCGCCGGTGCGTCGCGTGACCGGGGTACCGCTACGGAATGCCCCGTCGCTCGCTGCCAACACGGGTGGGTGGGAAGAGTTCTAA